The Winogradskyella schleiferi genome contains the following window.
TGCACCTCAGTACTCATCCATTCCATATATTTTGGATCCATCGTGTCGTGTGTACCACCAATCATTAAAGTTGGAATTTTAAATTCCTTCAATCTATCAGAAACATCCCAACCTTTCAACGTCGCATTTCCTGTGACACCAAATTCGCTGTAACCTTGCATATAGATATAAATATTAGGGTTGAGATGAGAAAAAGCACGATTGATAAACTCTGGCCATTCGTCCAAGGGTTTGCGTAATACATGTTTGGTGTAATAATGTTGCGTTACAAGTCCGGAATAGCGTGGATTGTCAAAATCTTCCGCAGCCTCCATAGCTTTTATTTCTTTTAAAACGTCTGGTGGTAGTTGTGGACCTAAAACTTCAGCAGCATATTTTTCGTATTCCGGGATGCTTGCCATCATATTAGCGATGACCAAACCTTTTAAATTATCCTGATATTTCAAAGCATATTCCATCGCGAGTATGCCTCCCCAAGATTGTCCAAGCAAATAAAAATTGTCTTTGTTGAGATTTAAAGCTTTTCTAACCTGTTCTACTTCTTCAACAAAATGTTCCGTAGTCCATAAGGTGGAATCGTTGGGTTTGTCACTATAATAGGAATCTAGCTGATCGTAATAAATGTACTCTATTTCTTCATTTGGAAGATAGCCATCAAAATTTTCAAAAAACTCGTGAGTGCCTCCTGGACCACCATGTAGCAATAATACTTTCATTTTAGGGTTGTTACCCATTCGTTTTGTCCAAACTTTGAATGTACCTTTAGCGGTTTTGATGGGAATCATTTTTATGCCACCTGTGTTTTGGTCATCACTGTTGGAATAATCGAAATAGGATAATTTTGTTTCCTTTGCGTGAGTTGTTTTTTCGGTTTTTTCATTGCAAGAACAGAAGGTGCAAATGAAGGCGATGAGTAGTAAAGTGTTGGTTTTCATATATAGTGGTTTAAAGCTTGTAGATACTTTTAATTGGATTTATGTACTTCTAATTCAATTTCAATCATAAATTCTGGAAGCGCCAATTCCTTTACACCAAGCCAAGTACCTGATGGGAAGTGGTTTTTATAGATTTCGGTTCGGTAACCAGCGGCTTCCAAAAACTTTGACATATCTGTAGTAAACACATCCTCTTTCACAACATCGTTAAATGTGCAACCATAATGCGCCAAAACTTTTTCTAAATCCGC
Protein-coding sequences here:
- a CDS encoding proline iminopeptidase-family hydrolase, yielding MKTNTLLLIAFICTFCSCNEKTEKTTHAKETKLSYFDYSNSDDQNTGGIKMIPIKTAKGTFKVWTKRMGNNPKMKVLLLHGGPGGTHEFFENFDGYLPNEEIEYIYYDQLDSYYSDKPNDSTLWTTEHFVEEVEQVRKALNLNKDNFYLLGQSWGGILAMEYALKYQDNLKGLVIANMMASIPEYEKYAAEVLGPQLPPDVLKEIKAMEAAEDFDNPRYSGLVTQHYYTKHVLRKPLDEWPEFINRAFSHLNPNIYIYMQGYSEFGVTGNATLKGWDVSDRLKEFKIPTLMIGGTHDTMDPKYMEWMSTEVQNGRSLTTNSGHISQYDDPEAYFSGLIQFIQDVDDGTF